One genomic segment of Desulforamulus reducens MI-1 includes these proteins:
- the gpmI gene encoding 2,3-bisphosphoglycerate-independent phosphoglycerate mutase, producing MQHQYHPLALIILDGWGLHRDEKGNAIACANIPYVKGLLKRYPSTSLACSGEAVGLPAGQMGNSEVGHLNMGAGRVVYQELTRITKAIKDGDFFQNQELLRVIQGAKKSNSALHIMGLLSDGGVHSHIRHIFAALELAARQGLSKVYVHAFLDGRDVPPSSAKGYMNALLAKMKELGVGQVATVSGRYYAMDRDSRWERTELAYRAMVFAEGLQANSPVEAIDVGYQRGETDEFIKPTVITDDCKQPIARVADGDSIIFMNFRPDRARQITRSFVDDDFSGFQRGTGGPKVHFVCLTVYDKTIKTPVAFPPTQLVHTLGEWLDKQGLKQLRLAETEKYAHVTFFFNGGVEAPNPNEERVLIPSPKVATYDQKPEMSAQEVAEAFIKKFNTAQYDVYITNFANPDMVGHTGNMAATRIAVETVDKCVGKIVSTVLEKAGTVIITADHGNAEKMLDENGGAYTAHTTNPVPFILVGDRYEGGKLKECGSLQDIAPTMLEILGLPKPPEMTGESLLPKG from the coding sequence TTGCAGCATCAATATCACCCCCTGGCCTTGATTATCTTAGATGGCTGGGGTTTACACCGGGATGAAAAGGGTAATGCCATCGCCTGTGCCAATATACCATATGTCAAAGGATTGCTAAAAAGGTATCCGTCCACTAGTTTGGCCTGCTCCGGTGAGGCTGTGGGGTTGCCCGCAGGGCAGATGGGAAATTCCGAGGTGGGGCATCTGAACATGGGTGCCGGACGGGTCGTCTATCAGGAACTTACCCGCATTACCAAAGCCATTAAGGATGGTGATTTTTTCCAAAACCAGGAACTATTAAGGGTTATCCAAGGGGCCAAGAAAAGTAATTCGGCACTTCATATTATGGGTCTTTTATCAGATGGCGGGGTACATAGCCATATTCGACATATATTTGCTGCCCTGGAATTGGCTGCGAGGCAGGGACTGTCCAAGGTCTATGTTCATGCCTTTTTGGATGGCCGAGATGTTCCTCCTTCTAGTGCCAAGGGATATATGAATGCGCTTTTAGCTAAGATGAAAGAACTGGGCGTTGGACAGGTGGCCACTGTCTCCGGACGTTATTATGCCATGGATAGAGATAGTCGCTGGGAGCGAACGGAATTAGCCTATCGAGCCATGGTTTTCGCCGAAGGATTGCAGGCTAACTCTCCTGTTGAAGCCATCGATGTGGGTTACCAGCGGGGGGAAACCGATGAATTTATTAAGCCCACCGTTATCACCGATGACTGTAAACAACCCATCGCCAGGGTAGCTGACGGAGACTCTATCATTTTTATGAACTTCCGTCCGGACCGGGCCAGACAGATCACCCGATCCTTTGTGGATGATGATTTCTCCGGCTTTCAACGGGGTACTGGCGGGCCAAAGGTGCATTTTGTTTGCTTAACGGTTTATGATAAAACCATTAAAACACCGGTGGCTTTTCCGCCGACCCAGCTTGTTCACACACTGGGTGAATGGTTAGACAAGCAGGGGCTAAAACAATTACGTTTGGCAGAGACCGAAAAGTATGCCCACGTTACCTTTTTCTTTAACGGGGGTGTGGAAGCCCCAAATCCTAATGAAGAAAGAGTACTGATTCCTTCCCCCAAGGTAGCAACCTATGATCAAAAGCCTGAAATGTCTGCCCAGGAAGTGGCAGAGGCATTTATTAAGAAATTCAATACTGCACAATATGATGTTTATATAACTAATTTTGCTAACCCCGATATGGTGGGACATACTGGGAATATGGCGGCAACCAGAATTGCGGTGGAGACAGTGGACAAATGCGTCGGGAAAATTGTATCAACGGTATTGGAAAAAGCAGGGACCGTTATTATTACAGCTGACCATGGCAATGCAGAAAAAATGCTTGATGAAAACGGTGGCGCTTATACAGCCCATACCACGAACCCGGTTCCTTTTATACTAGTTGGTGATCGCTATGAGGGTGGCAAGCTTAAGGAATGTGGCAGCTTACAGGATATTGCCCCTACGATGCTGGAAATTTTGGGTCTGCCTAAACCTCCGGAGATGACCGGAGAGAGTCTGCTGCCCAAGGGATAG